One Williamwhitmania sp. DNA segment encodes these proteins:
- a CDS encoding chorismate-binding protein, which translates to KEGPSTHRAGNLVHLKTSFQFNAAQLKNRIGHLVEALQPTPSVCGLPKAAARAIVEKVEPHNRQFYTGFVGPVNFSGKTLLYVNLRCMKITENAFAFFMGAGITAESVPEREWEETGQKMMTLLSVVNGINSSYELNKTGN; encoded by the coding sequence ACAAGGAGGGTCCATCAACCCATAGAGCAGGAAACTTGGTGCACCTAAAAACCAGCTTTCAGTTCAACGCAGCGCAGCTGAAAAACAGAATAGGCCATTTGGTGGAAGCGCTTCAGCCCACCCCATCGGTTTGCGGTTTGCCCAAAGCAGCAGCACGAGCTATTGTGGAAAAGGTGGAACCGCACAATCGCCAGTTCTACACCGGATTTGTTGGACCAGTGAACTTCAGCGGAAAAACCTTGCTCTATGTAAACCTCCGCTGCATGAAAATTACGGAGAATGCCTTCGCCTTTTTTATGGGTGCAGGTATCACTGCCGAGTCGGTGCCGGAAAGGGAGTGGGAGGAGACTGGCCAGAAGATGATGACGCTACTTTCGGTTGTAAATGGCATAAACAGCAGCTATGAGCTCAATAAGACAGGGAATTAA